The Odontesthes bonariensis isolate fOdoBon6 chromosome 19, fOdoBon6.hap1, whole genome shotgun sequence genome includes the window gattgcACCACTGCCAGAATAGCCAGTTGTGGAATGTAGAAATTGAGAATCTAAATCTccttgcagattttttttctctcatgctTCTTTTTGCTCTTCACGACTGCCTGAAGGGAGCCATTGTGCTGTTTACTCACCGACAGTTACTGGATATGAGACTTTcctttcaattcagttttttttaacatgaatCACAACATAACACAAAACGCTGACCAGTAATCAATAATTCCATTCCCTATATATATAGAAATATTCAGGTAATTTCTCATGCAGCAATCCTAATGTGGACTGGATAGTGTTGTGgcaagattgccacctttcatgtaggtgacctgggttcaaatcccctccATGAAAGGCGCAACCTCCAGTAATGGCACTTTTCCACTAGCTCTGCacagctcggtttggttgtgtttccattacacttcgtgcctcctgggCGAGGTCGTCATAACACGACTGCGCGAAACCTCCGTGACGTCATTTACACGGCGCCGAGCAATGTACAAATCCGGAAGACCAGAACAACAGACCAGGAGTGGATTTCCTCTGCGAAGCCATCTCGTAGCAGTACAAACTGAAGCAGTAAAATGTGGAgtcttgtatttatttacattctagTCGGTCGTCATGCGGTTATGaggcttccagtgacgacactcatcggccaatcagtggaaggcagtcgactgacgtcacgttttagaaacgcttcggcccgcttggaaccagggctgaggtgatacgcaAAATcgacccggttgcaggtactgcgtgctagtggaaacacacaATAGTGCGCCAAGCCGAGCcaaagcgagctagtggaaaagcgccaagtGTCCTTACAACCttcagtaggggtccttaggcaagaccccctacCTGCCTTCctttaagttgctttggataaaagtgtttgccaaatgcataaacataatatTGATGTCGCTCAAACTTCTCAAATGCGATTGCAAAGCAATTTGCTGCTCGATCTCTGAGTTATTCCTCTACTGTGCCAGTCCAGAGGGAAAATTCATTAGTTTGTCTGACTGTCAGTAAACTTCGTGGAGAGTTTTTGGTGCAGATTTGGATTATTTTATCCAAAACTGCCGGGTAAGCCTTTGAGTCTCTGAGtgatatattcttttttttttctttaaacgcAGGGACggtttattttacaaaaagacACACAGAAAATACACTTTTAATACATTCAAGTGGTTTTATCACTCTCCTCTCAATTTGTTATCTTGTATTCAGTGAGTTACAGCCTTTtgtctttatattttgcatatAAAGGCTCTACAAAGTTACAAATCCTCACCAGAGGGAGTTAATCTCCCCAACAGAAAAACACTGCTGTTCTTGCAACTAGCTAAAATCCTTGTTTGTTCTCTTGGCTGTTCTTCCTTTTCCAGATGACATCACCACAAAACACATTTGTTTAAATTTGATTAGAAGCTGGTTTGGCCTGCCTTTCCAGAATCCGTTCTGCTCTAATGAATTCCTGTTTTTATAACCagtgtcatctgacaaaatcattgTTCAGGTAACTTTAAGGGTGACATATTATGGAAAAATCCATTTTTTCTGTTCTTAGGAGTATATATTAGGGTGTCTGTAGCCGCCAGCAAGTGGTAAAAGTCCCCAAAACACAAGCCTGgccttttcttctttgtttgaaagttcctcattaAGGGAGCCGATccgattttcatttcaaaagtacGTCACTCGTTAAGTCCACTCCACCTCCCCTGCTAAGCCTCAAcctctgagcccttcccacTTGCATCCAACCTGCCAGACCGGTGACGCCAGCTCCTCGTGGAAATGTTCTGTCGTCAGCTACTGAGGTGTATGCATGTCACATCTACTCTCAGATAAGGGAAATGTAAGTACCTGAGAAATAATTCATTTCAGCAGTAGCTCACACTAACGGCTTAAGTAATGAATATGATTTACATCGACTTGTAAGAAGTTTTTGCTACTTACTTTGTTactttttgaaagattaacatcAACTCCACGACTCCACCCTGAAAACAGACAGAGATAGGGCAGAGACAAGATGCACTTAAACCAACAGGCATTCCATTTAGTTTTAAAGCACACTTTATTTCGGTGCAGAGGAGGGAGAagtttaagttaagttaagttaaagtTGTGAACCCTAAAACTATGGACTCCTGCCTCATTTTGAAGTCCACTGACTTTACTTCTCGGCCTGAAACTACTGGGGTCTGAGACACTGCAGGTcacaactttggtttccagaCCTGCACCGTGTTTTTGCTTTACAAtcacttgacatttttgtgggcttttgatggcATCTTTGTGGCCTTTTCAACGTAGAATAAATTGAAGTGTATGGCTGTGCGTGTGTAGGGCTCacactaaaggctgagttatacttcttttaactacccttgcgcttgcgtcttgcgcgtatgttaatggctcgagacgtttatgcttcattttgctttgtcggcggttgcgtgtgctgcgtggcgattcaccgccaggacagtaggtggagtagcgggttttttcaatgacaagcctactacgatgaaaggaaattcaccgccaggacctctttggcaagtctctcttccatagattcatgcttcttcttcttcttgtaaatagcaggtattttgtcagattttcaacaccttgggggtctaaacgactactttctcgcctgaaaatgtttcaaatgttgctaaagttatatatttacagagtttatagcttaagggaaatcagcttttcaggccggctgatttcggctcgggcaggagtgaagtgcactgtgtgtaaacgctctgcatactgtcagatcgatcaagtagtaggcggtttcgaacacagccagtggcttgcgcttgcgtcttgcgtgaagtttagaaaattgaggtgacacacgcaagcacgcaagggggggcttgcaaccgcgcaagggcttgcgttgcgtcttgcgttaccaactataaaccaggcttaagactTGCCTTGTGACGGTGATGTTACATGCCAACACTGCAGGGgcagccaaagagcaaaaaattGTCAAATTCGCTAGCGTCCCTTTTAAGAAAACATCAGTCCAGTAAATACCTACATGTACAATTATCTCCCACGGGGATACTTTGGTCAGTAATTGTATTCCACTCCCATGCACGTGTACTGGGATAAGGACAGTGGTTCAGTTCAGGACAAGTCAAACTCTGACTACAACTTGAATCAACTGTGCATGTGATGCAATACTAAATGTTTGTCAATGTTATGCTTCAAATTTTGGTGCTTTTACCATAAAATGACATCTTAGATTCAACAAAGTATTCTTGTTGATTCTTCTTATTATTGCCCCCAAGGAAATAAAAGAATGCAAagcaacaatgttttttttttttttttttcagtgatgaCATTAAAGGGTTAAGTAATATAAAGGATGTGAGTATTTCCTGCACTGGAGATCATTGTTGCGCTGTTGCTTTGCATTAAACTGCAAGTGATATAATTTGATAGTGCTACAGTTCTGCTCTGCATTTCCAAGGCTGCTCTGTTTAGCCACATGAACAGAGGGAAATTATCAAACTCGCAGAGTAATTTCACATAATTCTGTCATTTCCTCATTTTGTCAGTGACGTAGATGTCTACTAGAAGTCCCctccacaacacacacacacaaacacacacacacacacacacttgcatacAGGAAGTGAGTACTACTAGTGAATGTGAACTTGTATGTCGAATCTTTTTCATGTACTTCATCCGCACTGAAGAAACTACAGCCCCAACTGTCACCCTGGTAAGTGGGTCTATATGTGGACAGTTTAGGCCACACTATGTTACCTTGCTTTCATATTTTGTGGTGCCTTTATCTGTTGCTTTTAATCTCATCCAGTTGGACCTCTTGATTCCTTCTGTGTCTCGCCAGCTACCGTTATAAATCAGACGGTGCCTTTTGATCTGTTTTTTTAACTCGTAAATCTTGCACCTCGGGTCTATTTGCCTCTTTTCGGCCAAGAgagttttatatatttttttttctgaactcACTTCGTAAACCTATCAACTCTCTATTtttgtttaaggttttatttttttcctcagaaCCCTTACTAAAATAAAGGAACTTGTATCTTCTTTTGGATCTCGTCCCATTACATTGGCCACCGGCCAAATTGGAGAAAGAAGCCCACAATAAAAGGTCAAGTTAAACTTTTGTGCGTGACgcaaactcttgcaaaatacaCTTAGCAGAAAGATGCAAAGACTTTGCATCTTTGTGGGAGTTTTGGAAGATGTGTTGGTGTGACCAAATTAGCAACACAGCCTTCGGAATCAGAGCACTGCGTTAGGGGGTTTTGTTACGTGGCGAGGAACCATCCTCAGCTCGCTCAACGCTCCTCTGATGGTTGCATGTCCAAGTTATGCTACCAAGAGAACACATTCTTTGTATGAACTGTCATTTGTTCCACATCTGTGCTTCATTCTTTCTCTTGTCCTCTCTTGGCTCCGTCCATTTCAGGCACAGACTATGAGATCGACTGAATAAGTAAGAGGCTATTAGTGCGATGCACTACTTAAATGTCTGAAACATAGACATACACGGTGAAAGTAAAACCTCTATTGATGCTCAAACTGTCACCCAGTTTGGTTTCATGAAGATAGGAAGAGGAAGCTGTGTTTAGGGTCGATAATAATAGTGTATGAGTAAGCTGCTTcctatttatatagcacattcaTCCAATTAGTATCCACAGTTGATGTAATAGAATTAGACTTAATAAAAGGCCTTTAGTAAAATTCATGGCGAGATTCAGAAACTGCAGTCGGatggtagctgctgtagatgAAGAAAGATAAGGAGGCTGTTATCTCTTCTAAGTTCAGTTTCCTATTAGTGTGTCAAAGTTCGTCTAATCGAGTCTGACGAGTTTCTCAGTCAGAAAATGTCTAATTTTATAACCTTGCAAATGGCTAGCGATTAAAAGGAGGTGCGGCCTCCTTCCCAAAATTAAATAGAATACGACTGAATACGATGTTTTGCAAATTGTTTAAATTCATAATTTGATTGAAAACAATACAAAAATTGACCAATTTCATGCCAGTAACATGTTTCAGGAATGTTTGGACAGGGGCACATATGCTGCTTCACGTCCTCTTTAAACCACACTCTGAAGCATGAGGAAGCTAAGGACAACAAGATTTTACAGCAACTTTAGCTAATCAACGATGAAGTGCCTTTGTGGTATTTTTGGTCTTGTGATGtgtcaaatgttttcagtggaTGGCAGTTCTGGACAGCATTCAATTAATCTACTGGATTCTTTATGGCAAATGATGCTTTCAAAGCTTTTTAGTTCTTCGGGTAATGCGATGTTAAATTTGACAAGAGCTGCCATTTGCACAGTATCCATAAACTAAGCTTAAACTAATCTTGAGATGGAATTCCACATGTTTGCCTAGTTTTGGTATTCtggtactttgtttttatgCACAAAACACTTATCAGTTGAATCTGTGACTTGCTTGAGGTTTCAGCTGCTTAATTTACTGATGGTATGTGCTgcggcatttaaaaaaaaacaacacacacgggcatgttgaaaatgttaaaagCTTGATTTTCTCCCGAAGTCACCTTTGGAGTAATGAACACTTTTCCCCTGCAGAGTTTCACAAAATGGGGAAGCTCTTGCCATCTTTCAATACAGTGTATACAAAATGTTAGCTATTGATTAATGTTCTAGCGCACACCCTAAATCaaatggttaggtttaggcgtAAAATTGTTGAGGGTATTCAAAGCCTAGGCCTTCCTTAAAATAGAGCATGTTTTGAGATGTGACACATGTTGGAAATCCCTGATTTCTGCCTCAGTGGGTGGCATAATCCTCCAAAAGATGAATACTTTTGTTCAGTCAGCTTCCAAGTGTCACTGTCCAGCTCCACCCTCTTAATATGGTCACTCCTGGCAACCACAAAGACCAAAATGGCAATAGCCAAATGCTCACCCGAGGCTTCAAAATGGAAGTTCACAAATCCATGGTTGAGATCATAGCGACTCAATCCATCATTTGTTTTCAGTCAGTTGTGTTAGCGAGACAAAGATCTATTGCTCGTGTGAGCTAACCTCTGTAAAGTTAGCCAATTTCTGTCATGTCATAAATTGTGTTTATGTGTAGGGTTGGGGCCTTGTGTGGATATCCTTATTTCATCAAAGCGCAAAGAAATCTAAACATTTTGGAGTGGAAGTTTATGATTTtgtgaaacatgcttttattcccttgTGCATCACAAGTTCGATGAGAAAATCAATACCTCATGTTTGTGCAGCCGACAAATAGACTCTCAAGAATGGGTCGGACAGCTCCGCCTGTTATCACAGGCCTTCAAAGCAATGAAACCTGCATTTCATTTTAATGACCGAGGCTCAGTGTTCCAGAGAATGTGAGAAACAGCACTTCTGTTGGTACTCATTTGTATTCATTAAGTAAAGTGCTGACAAACTCTGTTAATATACACCTTGACACACAAAAAACAGTTTATAAAGTATCACCTGAAAGTGCAGAAAAATGTACTTTAGACTGAAATGTATCTGGATTTCTATACCATAAACACTTCATGTAACACAAGCTTTGCTTCATTTCTGTTTAAATGCAGCATTGCCAGCTTGACATGAAGACGTTCAAACAAAATTCTATCTGCATCAAGTGCAGATGTTGAAGCTTAGATAAGGCAACAGGTCGCTGCAGATGAAGCCAGCGCGGCTATTTGAGCTGAGCTTATACGGCTCTCGACTTCCTGACTGTCTGACAGCTCATATAGTGACAGGCTGCGGTTGAGGCCTTAATCTTACTATTCATCTCAGGCTACAGAGGGGaagtttgtgttgtttctctccctcttgttctttttccatttaTGTAAGAATCCTGAGTATACTCTCTCTTTTGTTAAAGTATTCTTTCAATTTGTAGCTTATCAGTTTCTGCCCTAATGTGAAACAGGCATGGAATTTGAGAATATTTATAGAACAGAGACCGAGGGAAAATGCTGTACCATTTAAGGAAAATATTTATATCCTGCCTGGCTTTAGCGGATCTTGTTGGCAAGGAGTATTCTaataaaaatgcaaaagtgAACTAATTATCTGAGCCAGGCAGTTGTCCAATCCATTTGGGCAATTTTCTATGCTTTCTTTTGCCATATCATTGTAGTAATAGAAAGGCAGCAGGAAAAATATTTTTCCTTTAACTcggattattgtttttttttttatcctcacaGGATCCAATGCAGGCTGTAAATTCAGATTCGAGGGTACCAGAGCCCGTTCCTGGCGAGGGAAGTCCTGTAAACTCAGAGGCTCTTGAGGAGTTTGCCCAAAATATGGCAGAGAACATAATTCAGTCATTTCAAAGCAAACTGGAAAAGATGGACCCcgaggtgcccaggtcagaTCAAGACCAGGAGATGTTAGCTGAGGAGTTAGCATCAGCGGTAATAGAGACTGCACTGAGGGAAGTGAGTTACGCTCACATTGGTGGTTCAGGGAGTTCAACTTTAAAGACTTATCACGAAAAACTGTCCTTTGTGGATACAtctggagaagaagaagaagaagaagaggaagaagaagaagaagaagaagaagacttgTTGGATGCAGATATGGATCCAGTTCAGGAAATCCAGACTACCAGAGATGTTCAGCCCTACCATCCACCTCTATCCCAGTCAGGCCTTCCTATTGCTGGATCCCTCGACTACCCCGACGCCCCTCCAACCACCCCTCTGATCCCCGAGCTAGAAAGGAGCAGAAGCAGCTTCGCCCGGAAGCTGAAGGGGGGGTTGGCAAAGGTTTTCCTGCCCTCTCCTCCGCCGCCAACGCCGAAAGACAAAGAAGAAAACTCAGACGGTGCCATGACTGACCCTCAGCTGGAGCTGATGGAGCATCTGATGCATTCGCTTACCACAAATGATTTGGCCAGAGACGGTTCTCCGCATGGAACCAGTATGGAGGCTTTTGCAGAGGCTCTGTCAGGTGATATCATGGACTGGGTCCTGAGTGCCAGAAACAGAGATCAGATAACAGACGAAAGCGGCATTCATCGACTGGCACATCATCTCGCTGAAACCATCATCACCTCCTCCCTTGATAAAGCTAAAATGCTTGACTAGCATTTTAATTTGGAATCATACGCGCCAATAATCTACAATTCTTTTGATGTCTTCTGTATAAACTTAAATCTAAATAAAGCTCAGTAAAGCTTGTGAACATATGAAGAGATGATAATTGGTTGACTTCTGATCCATTAGGAAAAATAAGATGTGGTGCTTTTTTTGTGGCATGTGCGTCTTTTAACAGTTCGATAACTTCAAATAATGCTTTCAGTAAAAGATGGATCTCTATTCCTGCACTTGGTTTGCTGTTATACCGAGGTCAAATATCAGTGGAAGTATATGTCCTTTAGATGGCAGCACAGGAgaaatattcctgtttttgagCAAGAGGCCAgcaaggattttttttccttttcaatttggaaaaacacatgttTTAGAATTAGCATTGATGCCATTTGTATATATAAATGATgtgttactttttttctttgtgtcatGTTTGCTTCACTGATacgttttatttcttttcaatAACGTGAGCTGAATAGAATACCCTAAAGGCTCACTAAATCCTTTAGCTGGATCCAGCTGAAACAAAGGATGAAACTGCACCGTAGTTACTTTGTAAATGATTACGTATCACAACACTTAAACTGAATTAGAATCAAGTTAGACTTTTGGGAAGTTTCTTGGTTACCCTCCTTGTTATCAGCCTCTGAATCTTTATATAATACAGCTTGGTCCATTCATCCCCTTGACCAAGTTGAATATTGGTATGTTGGATGAACTTGTGTTCTGCCTCAAAGGAGAGTCATTTCAATAATCACTTGCATGTTGATGTCAGAAATTGAAGGAGAGGGAGCCACAAATCTGAACCAAACATGATCCTGAAAATAATAACCAAATAATGCCAAACtcacaaaagaaaaatctgagGCCTTAAAAGTCGTTTTGAATagagttttcttgtttttctgtgacatcactttgtctttgtctgtcaCTTTGTCAAGAGGGCCGGTTCAAGTATGCACACGTCTTAGGAAGATTGGCTTTCAAGACCACAGACTTTTGTTCTCCTCTCTCTTATGCTTGCAATTGTGTTTgagcacacaaaaacacatacaGATGTGCAAATAATGCAAAACACTTTTTCTCTCCAACACAGAAGGATTGGGTGGGAGACaaaacaaagtgtgtgtgtgtataaactGGAGTGTAGACCACAGACAGCTTAACATGGTTGGAATAAAAGCAAATTAACCAggagttaaaaaacaaactgataacacacacaaccacatatatatgtatgtatatatatatatatatatatttatatatatatatatatatatatatatatatatatatatatatatcaatattgatatatatatatatcaatatttatatatatatatctatatttataTAGATAATACTTCAAGTCAAGTTAccttattgcaattttacccgcagaatctgatcttaataaagtgaaaagacaagatataaataattgtcagtaaacatcattggccaatgtgtccaacctgtccaccccgtatcatatcaagctaacgttagctaactaccgactaggctaacaggataatattagctaatttgacaagcacttactggtcagaatggatcttcaaatgacaaacaaagttcgaagttatgctagttgcttaacactcaagtcatccaagtcatcgtgtctcaagtcaagtcaagtgccgagtctttaacttccaagtccgagtcgagtctcaagtcttttattttttgtcaagtcaagtcacaagtcatcaaaacagcgtcttgagtcgacttgagtccaagtcacagtgacttgagtccccatctctgatatatatatatgtatatatttatattgatAGAATGACAGATAGATACAGTATAATGACTGCATGACATTTTAGAATTTGCATTTAACATGAATTTTTAACCCCACCTGTGACTCAGAACTTCAGATATCAGCCCACCACTTATGTTCAGACTTAAATATGTCAGATTCTACTGGATGCAACTTTAACTCAAATAAATGTGTACTTTACCAAAGCAAATTTTTAAGAAAGTCAATACAAAACCACACACAAATATTCATTCTCATCATCTCTTTTGAAATGGACCAGAATGACCTCCTGTACCAGTTCTTATTGCGTCACAGCCGAAGAGGCATCTGACTGAAGACTCGCCACTGTTTAATCACTATATTGTGCAAAGAGTGCGCAGAGTTGTACATTCTCTTTGGCAGTTTGTGCAATAGACTTTCTGCAATCAGCTTCTGGGACTCCAGAGCAGCCTCCAGCACAGAGCAAGCCCTCTTTTACAGTTTGTTTAAGTCACTGGCTCCGATGCTGCCACCTCAATAGAAGACTGCAAAGCAGATTGCCCTCCTTATCACAGACtgatacactctcagaaaataaagtacagaaatgtacctttaggggtacaatggcttgtcactggggcagtaccctcagaaggtatagttttgtacccttgtggtttgtaccttacagagaccaatcttggacctctggtggcaattttgtacccttatactgaagtagcctaacacagactgtctattgtaccccagcatgtagaaaaaaaaaggtacatatatgtaccttttaccacttgagtacatataggtacctttaggtccaataattaacccaagggggtacattagtatagattgtacctcaggggacaaaaaaggactcgtactgtacccctatttctgagagtgtatgcGACATCTTGCTGCACACATGAAAGAACCcaagcttcctcaagaagtagagTCTGCTCTGTTCCTTCTTGTAAACAGCCTTGGTTTTGCATTTCAACTCCAGTAAGTTAATAGATTGCCATGAAATTTTTCAACAGCATTTACTGTCCTGGGACGACAAACACTACCAAAGCTGGTGATTATCTCATTCTCTGGCACCAAGTCTGGCATTGAGATATTAGTCTCATCAACTGTTGGCTGAGTGGCTATGAAATTTGGGATCCGTCTTAGTGGATGCTGCTTCAAGTGCGGTTTAAACAATGATATATGTTACCAGTGGATAGAATCCAAAAATCAAAGACCTCTCGGAGGCCTCATCATTGCACAGCAATTTCTAATAAGCCTGTTAGGCTAATTTAATTGGACAACTTTTGTTGTCA containing:
- the LOC142368541 gene encoding uncharacterized protein LOC142368541 isoform X2; protein product: MSHLLSDKGNDPMQAVNSDSRVPEPVPGEGSPVNSEALEEFAQNMAENIIQSFQSKLEKMDPEVPRSDQDQEMLAEELASAVIETALREVSYAHIGGSGSSTLKTYHEKLSFVDTSGEEEEEEEEEEEEEEEDLLDADMDPVQEIQTTRDVQPYHPPLSQSGLPIAGSLDYPDAPPTTPLIPELERSRSSFARKLKGGLAKVFLPSPPPPTPKDKEENSDGAMTDPQLELMEHLMHSLTTNDLARDGSPHGTSMEAFAEALSGDIMDWVLSARNRDQITDESGIHRLAHHLAETIITSSLDKAKMLD
- the LOC142368541 gene encoding uncharacterized protein LOC142368541 isoform X3, with product MQAVNSDSRVPEPVPGEGSPVNSEALEEFAQNMAENIIQSFQSKLEKMDPEVPRSDQDQEMLAEELASAVIETALREVSYAHIGGSGSSTLKTYHEKLSFVDTSGEEEEEEEEEEEEEEEDLLDADMDPVQEIQTTRDVQPYHPPLSQSGLPIAGSLDYPDAPPTTPLIPELERSRSSFARKLKGGLAKVFLPSPPPPTPKDKEENSDGAMTDPQLELMEHLMHSLTTNDLARDGSPHGTSMEAFAEALSGDIMDWVLSARNRDQITDESGIHRLAHHLAETIITSSLDKAKMLD
- the LOC142368541 gene encoding uncharacterized protein LOC142368541 isoform X1, which encodes MYFIRTEETTAPTVTLDPMQAVNSDSRVPEPVPGEGSPVNSEALEEFAQNMAENIIQSFQSKLEKMDPEVPRSDQDQEMLAEELASAVIETALREVSYAHIGGSGSSTLKTYHEKLSFVDTSGEEEEEEEEEEEEEEEDLLDADMDPVQEIQTTRDVQPYHPPLSQSGLPIAGSLDYPDAPPTTPLIPELERSRSSFARKLKGGLAKVFLPSPPPPTPKDKEENSDGAMTDPQLELMEHLMHSLTTNDLARDGSPHGTSMEAFAEALSGDIMDWVLSARNRDQITDESGIHRLAHHLAETIITSSLDKAKMLD